A region from the Mya arenaria isolate MELC-2E11 chromosome 2, ASM2691426v1 genome encodes:
- the LOC128222976 gene encoding uncharacterized protein LOC128222976: MQLLSLRLSQVLEDIGVSRYIRTRRSRTWLMEETIKGIRDEVEGNNETLYHFGSQTEGTTTIGMKSDIDTLYCHDSMPVILDRGEWKQEKRNLLVLKTEHSPPQHCWLQRLKPDLPLPETEKTGPSDMVDTEGRVLMTNTQVEICRVIRQTNESGEIMRHGPSKSWNDNEDNVQAYHCVPIQQATPWPLAQT; this comes from the coding sequence ATGCAACTCCTGTCCCTGCGTCTTTCCCAGGTGTTGGAGGATATCGGGGTCAGCAGGTACATCCGCACCAGGAGGAGTAGAACATGGCTGATGGAGGAGACAATTAAGGGGATCAGAGATGAGGTAGAGGGTAACAATGAGACTCTCTATCATTTTGGCAGCCAAACAGAGGGAACCACAACAATTGGGATGAAGTCAGATATTGACACATTATATTGCCATGATAGCATGCCAGTAATACTAGACAGGGGTGAGTGGAAGCAGGAAAAGAGGAATCTCCTTGTGCTAAAGACTGAGCATTCCCCACCCCAGCATTGCTGGCTACAGCGGCTGAAACCTGATCTCCCATTACCAGAGACAGAGAAGACAGGGCCCAGTGACATGGTGGATACAGAGGGAAGAGTGCTAATGACCAACACTCAAGTTGAAATCTGTAGAGTCATAAGACAGACTAATGAGTCAGGGGAGATTATGCGTCATGGTCCTTCAAAAAGCTGGAATGATAACGAGGATAATGTACAAGCATATCACTGTGTTCCTATTCAACAAGCCACGCCCTGGCCATTGGCCCAGACCTGA